One Deltaproteobacteria bacterium DNA segment encodes these proteins:
- a CDS encoding DUF4388 domain-containing protein, translating to MQLKGSFEASSLPSLLQMLVNDAKTGELRLTEGPKEVTIFLKQGNAIYAKGNQMETRLGSLLRSKGVITAQQLQECLVKASETKQAVGKVLVASGYITQEILKKVIHKQAEDVIYNLFLWDKGDFEYNDFDKAPDGIMETRLEIMGIILEATRRIDEMSVLKKHIENEQVIFKIGEKFGDKEKLKFNAIEWRFLSLIDGTRTVRQLINESGYEDFAVYKVLHSLLSFKLIERVEDDKASSSLSSLVGLYADILSEIVKGLEMELGSWAYMLEPPPNGPDLSGKTGERHDLRMENVRRWIRLYIDRLKPVAAAGEKNLFSMYHPDIPVEIFTHAVLEALKDISDPAKAQDFLAERLNGFVDNLLSGLHGAIGVPSAQDLLKEVLRALRYMGRYQKNLADKADLLKNLENMVKQRDRALWNENGGKKDGSKFLMVSILPPAVLEASPVVLPAGIVEEDQDDDSVLDTAPVQMDPDELPNLEAAEELPDLEDIEELPDLEDAELSVVGDMEILDEGELPDQAESEGPDEPSPRQGRTAPSGRGLPDDDDPIAKAAAELEQLADMDLLTEDDGVISADDLEVLPDLDDDSVFDGGDDFDSLPDLDSDGDFTIESDSERKRKPLVGIEAPGLEEALEREGKKPPAKVIAKKF from the coding sequence ATGCAACTGAAGGGAAGTTTCGAAGCATCATCCCTGCCCAGCCTCCTCCAGATGCTGGTCAACGACGCCAAGACCGGCGAGTTGCGCCTTACGGAGGGGCCTAAGGAAGTCACCATCTTCCTTAAGCAGGGAAACGCCATCTATGCCAAGGGCAACCAGATGGAGACCCGCCTTGGTTCCCTTCTTCGCAGCAAGGGTGTCATCACCGCCCAGCAACTCCAGGAATGCCTCGTAAAAGCCAGCGAAACCAAGCAGGCCGTGGGCAAGGTGCTGGTGGCAAGCGGCTACATCACCCAGGAAATCCTGAAAAAAGTCATTCACAAGCAGGCAGAGGACGTAATTTACAACCTGTTTTTGTGGGACAAGGGAGATTTCGAATATAACGATTTCGACAAGGCTCCGGACGGGATCATGGAAACCCGCCTGGAAATCATGGGCATAATTCTTGAGGCCACGCGTCGAATAGACGAGATGTCGGTGCTTAAAAAGCATATCGAAAACGAACAGGTTATTTTCAAGATCGGCGAAAAGTTCGGAGACAAGGAAAAACTGAAGTTCAACGCCATAGAATGGCGTTTTCTTTCGCTTATAGACGGAACCCGGACGGTGCGCCAGCTCATAAACGAGTCGGGGTACGAGGATTTCGCCGTTTACAAGGTCTTGCATTCGCTTTTGTCCTTCAAGCTCATCGAAAGGGTTGAAGACGACAAGGCCTCCTCCTCGCTTTCTAGCCTCGTTGGCCTTTACGCCGATATTTTGAGCGAGATCGTGAAGGGCCTTGAAATGGAGCTGGGTTCCTGGGCCTATATGCTTGAACCGCCTCCCAATGGCCCTGATCTGTCCGGTAAAACCGGCGAGCGCCACGATCTCCGCATGGAAAACGTAAGGCGCTGGATAAGGCTCTATATTGACCGCTTGAAACCTGTTGCCGCCGCCGGTGAAAAAAACCTTTTTTCCATGTATCACCCGGATATCCCGGTTGAAATTTTCACCCACGCGGTTCTTGAGGCCCTGAAGGACATTTCCGATCCTGCCAAAGCCCAGGATTTCCTGGCCGAAAGGCTCAACGGTTTCGTGGACAACCTTCTTTCAGGACTCCACGGCGCCATAGGCGTTCCAAGCGCCCAGGACCTTTTGAAGGAGGTCCTCCGCGCCCTGCGCTACATGGGCAGGTACCAGAAAAACCTTGCCGACAAGGCGGACCTGTTAAAAAATCTTGAGAACATGGTGAAGCAGCGTGACCGTGCCCTCTGGAATGAAAACGGAGGCAAGAAGGACGGCTCCAAGTTTCTGATGGTTAGCATTCTGCCCCCTGCCGTGCTTGAAGCCTCGCCCGTGGTTCTGCCCGCCGGGATAGTTGAAGAGGATCAGGATGACGATTCCGTCCTGGATACGGCCCCCGTGCAGATGGACCCGGACGAACTTCCCAATCTGGAGGCGGCGGAGGAGTTGCCTGATCTTGAGGATATCGAGGAGTTGCCCGACCTGGAAGACGCAGAGCTTTCGGTTGTCGGTGATATGGAAATTCTCGATGAAGGTGAATTGCCGGACCAGGCCGAAAGCGAAGGCCCGGATGAGCCTTCCCCAAGGCAGGGAAGGACGGCTCCTTCCGGAAGGGGCCTGCCCGACGACGACGACCCCATCGCCAAGGCCGCAGCGGAGCTTGAGCAGCTTGCCGACATGGACCTTCTTACCGAGGACGACGGCGTAATCTCCGCCGACGACCTTGAAGTCCTTCCTGATCTCGATGACGACTCCGTTTTCGACGGCGGAGACGATTTCGACTCGCTTCCCGACCTTGATTCCGACGGGGACTTTACCATCGAATCCGATTCCGAACGGAAGAGAAAGCCGCTGGTCGGCATTGAAGCGCCGGGCCTGGAGGAGGCCCTGGAACGGGAGGGCAAGAAACCGCCTGCCAAGGTCATTGCTAAAAAATTCTGA
- a CDS encoding DMT family transporter encodes MNKNILRANLLLLAAAVVWGATFVAQRMAMEHMGPYSYSGARFALGAMCLAPLAFFGRKRKGFDLVPGWTPRLYIWGPVVAGVLMAVGINLQQVGLVYTTAGKAGFITGLYVVIVPFLTLVKGPRTDAGTFLGAPLAAWGLFLMSVTEDFTVAPGDGWVMACAVAWAFHVFFMGWLSPRVDSFVLAFIQASVCSALSFVMALFFEEITLSGIWASAGPLLFGGIGSVAIGFTFQVMGQKEAPPAHAAVIMELEAVFALIAGWLYLDEKLGSRAMLGAALIFTGMLFSQLWPIYRQWALKRR; translated from the coding sequence ATGAATAAAAACATATTAAGGGCAAATCTGCTACTTCTCGCCGCCGCCGTGGTGTGGGGCGCGACCTTCGTGGCCCAGCGCATGGCCATGGAGCACATGGGGCCGTATTCCTATTCCGGCGCGCGTTTCGCCCTGGGGGCCATGTGCCTAGCGCCTTTGGCCTTTTTCGGGCGCAAGAGAAAGGGCTTCGACCTGGTTCCGGGATGGACCCCAAGGCTCTACATCTGGGGACCGGTTGTGGCCGGGGTTCTCATGGCTGTTGGAATAAATCTCCAGCAGGTGGGCCTTGTCTACACCACTGCAGGGAAGGCCGGATTCATAACCGGGCTCTATGTGGTCATCGTGCCCTTTCTGACGCTGGTAAAAGGCCCCAGGACCGACGCCGGAACCTTTCTGGGAGCGCCTTTGGCCGCCTGGGGGCTTTTTTTGATGAGCGTGACGGAGGATTTCACCGTTGCCCCCGGCGACGGCTGGGTAATGGCCTGCGCCGTGGCCTGGGCCTTCCACGTCTTTTTCATGGGCTGGCTGTCCCCGCGCGTGGACTCCTTTGTTCTGGCCTTTATCCAGGCTTCGGTGTGCTCGGCCCTGTCTTTTGTCATGGCGCTTTTTTTCGAGGAGATAACCTTAAGCGGAATATGGGCTTCAGCCGGGCCTCTTCTTTTCGGCGGCATAGGCTCGGTGGCCATAGGTTTCACGTTCCAGGTGATGGGCCAGAAGGAGGCTCCTCCCGCCCACGCTGCTGTCATCATGGAGCTTGAGGCCGTTTTCGCGCTGATTGCCGGCTGGCTCTATCTTGATGAAAAACTTGGCTCGCGGGCCATGCTGGGCGCGGCGCTCATTTTTACAGGCATGCTCTTTTCCCAGTTGTGGCCCATTTATCGCCAATGGGCCTTAAAACGCCGGTGA
- a CDS encoding phosphomannomutase/phosphoglucomutase, whose amino-acid sequence MNPQIFREYDIRGLVDKDISEADVYTLGRAIGTYLLREGNRTATLGRDCRLSSPSFAGQIAQGLLDSGCDVIDIGEVATPVFYFSVHHLKVEGGVMVTASHNPPEYNGFKICCGLDTLYGPQIQEVGKIAAGGVFVSGKGKLSKADVVPAYKEYLLGNIKISRPLTVAVDAGNGTAGVAAVPILKGLGMIVHDIFCEPDGRFPNHSPDPTVFKNNVHLAALVKEKGCDIGIGFDGDGDRIGVLDENGEMIYGDKLLILFAREILSRKPGAVVISEVKCSQTMYDDIAAHGGKPIMWKTGHSLIKNKMKEEHAELAGEMSGHVFFADRYLGYDDATYAACRILEIVAAGTKKVSELLADVPKTYSTPELRVECPDEIKFSVVEKVTAYFKAREKVIDIDGVRVLYKDGWGLVRASNTQPVLVLRFEALSEARLAEIRSEVEAVVKKMRES is encoded by the coding sequence ATGAATCCGCAGATTTTCCGCGAATACGACATAAGGGGACTTGTTGACAAGGACATCTCCGAAGCCGACGTCTACACCCTTGGGCGGGCCATAGGAACCTACCTTCTGCGCGAAGGAAACAGGACAGCCACCCTTGGCCGGGACTGCCGCCTCTCGTCGCCCTCCTTCGCCGGTCAGATCGCACAAGGCTTGCTTGATTCCGGCTGCGACGTGATCGATATAGGCGAGGTCGCAACCCCGGTCTTCTACTTTTCGGTGCATCACCTGAAGGTAGAGGGCGGGGTCATGGTGACAGCCAGCCACAACCCGCCCGAATACAACGGGTTCAAAATCTGCTGCGGCTTGGATACCCTCTACGGCCCCCAGATTCAGGAGGTGGGAAAAATCGCCGCCGGGGGCGTTTTCGTCAGCGGCAAGGGTAAATTGTCCAAGGCGGACGTGGTTCCCGCCTACAAAGAATATCTTTTGGGCAACATCAAAATTTCAAGGCCCCTTACGGTTGCCGTGGACGCCGGAAACGGCACTGCGGGCGTGGCGGCGGTTCCGATATTGAAGGGCCTTGGCATGATTGTTCACGACATTTTTTGCGAGCCGGACGGAAGGTTCCCCAACCACTCGCCGGACCCAACGGTTTTTAAAAACAACGTGCATTTGGCGGCCCTGGTGAAGGAAAAGGGCTGCGACATAGGCATAGGTTTTGACGGCGACGGCGACCGCATAGGGGTTCTGGACGAAAACGGCGAGATGATCTACGGCGACAAGCTCTTAATCCTCTTCGCCCGCGAAATCCTTTCCCGCAAACCCGGCGCGGTGGTGATCTCCGAGGTCAAGTGCTCCCAGACCATGTACGACGACATAGCAGCCCACGGCGGAAAGCCCATAATGTGGAAGACCGGGCACTCCCTCATCAAGAACAAGATGAAGGAGGAGCATGCCGAGCTTGCAGGGGAAATGAGCGGGCACGTGTTTTTCGCAGACCGCTACCTGGGCTACGACGACGCCACCTACGCGGCCTGCCGGATTCTCGAAATCGTCGCAGCCGGAACCAAAAAGGTCTCCGAGCTTCTGGCCGACGTTCCCAAGACCTATTCAACACCGGAACTTCGGGTCGAATGCCCGGACGAGATAAAATTTTCCGTGGTTGAAAAGGTGACGGCCTATTTCAAGGCCAGGGAAAAGGTTATAGACATCGACGGCGTACGAGTCCTTTACAAGGACGGATGGGGGCTGGTGCGCGCCTCCAACACCCAGCCCGTGCTGGTGCTGCGGTTCGAGGCCCTTTCCGAGGCCCGGCTTGCGGAAATCAGAAGCGAGGTGGAGGCGGTGGTCAAAAAGATGCGGGAGTCCTGA
- a CDS encoding RtcB family protein, translating to METEIIDDCRLLLPKNGYMRVPGIVYTSAALLPHLEADEALVQVANVATLPGIVKASLAMPDIHWGYGFPIGGVAAFDEEDGVISPGGVGYDINCGVRLAATGLVMDDIRPKLEKLADALFAAIPSGVGSTGFVKLNKADQKKVLIQGSRWAVEHGMGSASDIEHTEEGGAMAGADQEAVSDRALKRGVDQLGTLGSGNHFLEIGVVDEIYDEATAEVFGLSQGMVTVLLHSGSRGLGYQVCDDYLGLMTKNAKNLPFMVPDRQLACAFFKSDEGRRYFGAMAAAANYAWANRQILMHQAQETLMRTLSISPRNLSMRLVYDVCHNIAKRERHTVDGKERRLVVHRKGATRAFGPGRADVPAAYRKTGQPVLVPGDMGRYSYVLSGTQKAMDDTFGSTCHGAGRLMSRNAAIKESRGRAIHEELAEKGIIVRWTGRLTLHEEVSEAYKDVSDVVEVVHRAGISHKVARLKPVIVVKG from the coding sequence ATGGAAACCGAAATTATTGACGACTGCCGCCTTCTGCTGCCCAAAAACGGCTACATGAGGGTTCCGGGCATCGTCTATACCAGCGCGGCCCTCCTGCCCCATCTGGAAGCCGACGAGGCCCTGGTCCAGGTGGCCAACGTGGCCACGCTGCCGGGCATCGTAAAAGCGTCTCTCGCCATGCCGGACATCCACTGGGGCTACGGATTCCCCATTGGTGGCGTGGCCGCCTTCGATGAGGAGGACGGCGTCATCTCCCCCGGCGGCGTGGGCTACGACATCAACTGCGGTGTGCGCCTTGCGGCCACCGGCCTTGTGATGGATGACATAAGGCCAAAGCTCGAAAAGCTCGCGGACGCACTTTTTGCGGCCATTCCGTCCGGGGTGGGCTCAACCGGCTTCGTGAAGCTCAACAAGGCCGACCAGAAAAAGGTTCTGATCCAGGGCAGCCGCTGGGCGGTGGAGCACGGCATGGGAAGCGCCTCCGATATCGAGCACACCGAAGAGGGCGGGGCAATGGCCGGGGCCGACCAGGAGGCCGTGAGCGACAGGGCCTTGAAGCGCGGCGTCGACCAGTTGGGAACCCTTGGCTCAGGCAATCATTTTCTGGAAATCGGGGTGGTGGACGAGATTTACGACGAGGCGACCGCCGAGGTTTTCGGCCTCAGCCAGGGCATGGTGACCGTGCTTCTTCATTCGGGCTCGCGCGGCCTTGGATATCAGGTCTGCGACGATTATCTTGGCTTGATGACCAAGAACGCGAAAAATCTTCCCTTCATGGTTCCCGACAGGCAGCTTGCTTGCGCGTTTTTTAAATCTGACGAAGGCCGGCGCTACTTCGGCGCAATGGCCGCCGCCGCCAACTATGCCTGGGCCAACAGGCAGATACTCATGCACCAGGCCCAGGAAACCCTCATGCGGACGCTTTCCATATCGCCCAGGAACCTTTCCATGCGCCTTGTCTATGACGTGTGCCATAATATCGCCAAAAGGGAGCGGCATACGGTGGACGGAAAGGAAAGGCGGCTCGTGGTTCACCGCAAGGGCGCAACCCGCGCCTTCGGGCCGGGCCGGGCCGACGTTCCGGCGGCCTATCGCAAGACCGGCCAGCCGGTACTGGTGCCCGGCGACATGGGCCGCTACTCCTATGTTCTGTCCGGCACCCAAAAGGCCATGGACGATACCTTCGGCTCCACCTGCCACGGCGCGGGAAGGCTCATGTCCCGCAACGCCGCCATAAAGGAAAGCCGGGGACGGGCCATTCACGAGGAACTGGCCGAAAAGGGCATAATCGTGCGCTGGACCGGACGCCTCACCCTTCACGAGGAGGTGAGCGAGGCGTACAAGGACGTAAGCGATGTTGTGGAGGTCGTTCACCGGGCCGGAATCAGCCATAAGGTGGCTCGGCTTAAGCCCGTCATAGTCGTTAAAGGCTGA
- a CDS encoding archease yields MPFELISHTADYAAKITAETCEGLFLEAARAMVSFITDPSLLSGGESVRITAEGDDRADLMVNWLREILGLFVVDGLFVHDVEIEKLSDTAIKSSALAVSFDPKLHPVYKEIKAVTYHNASADLVDGRWEARIVFDV; encoded by the coding sequence ATGCCCTTTGAGTTGATTTCCCACACGGCGGATTACGCGGCCAAAATCACCGCCGAAACCTGCGAAGGACTTTTCCTGGAGGCCGCCCGCGCTATGGTTTCGTTCATCACGGACCCGTCTCTTCTTTCGGGCGGCGAGTCCGTGAGAATCACGGCGGAAGGCGACGACAGGGCGGACCTTATGGTGAACTGGCTGAGGGAAATACTCGGTCTTTTCGTGGTTGACGGGCTTTTTGTGCATGATGTCGAAATTGAAAAGCTGTCCGATACGGCCATCAAGTCGTCCGCCCTGGCCGTTTCCTTTGACCCGAAGCTCCATCCGGTGTACAAGGAGATTAAGGCCGTAACCTATCATAACGCTTCCGCTGACCTTGTTGACGGACGGTGGGAGGCCCGGATAGTCTTTGACGTATAG
- a CDS encoding endonuclease/exonuclease/phosphatase family protein, which yields MRVSFLTLNLRFGLANDGENSWENRKAAVESLLDAHRPDFLAVQEANVFQAGFLAEVLPGYLVTGVRPDAPRFWQNNVIYSASGWNLSSFLHFYLSATPEIPSRFAESRWPRQCTIGCYERDGREMVIGDTHFDFAECVQTRSAGLIMDKLSGYSCPTVLMGDFNARPLSPCYRVFTASGEKCDRPLTDVFDQSDPDFNSGTHHGFTGSADPDKGRIDWIFQRGFSGVAEKAIIRDSFEGRYPSDHFPVKAVLEI from the coding sequence ATGAGGGTGTCTTTCCTGACATTGAACCTTAGATTCGGCTTGGCCAACGACGGCGAAAATTCCTGGGAAAATCGCAAGGCTGCGGTGGAAAGCCTTCTTGATGCCCACCGGCCTGACTTTCTGGCGGTTCAGGAGGCCAATGTTTTCCAGGCCGGGTTTCTGGCCGAGGTCCTGCCCGGTTACCTTGTGACCGGCGTGCGCCCGGATGCTCCCCGATTCTGGCAGAACAACGTCATTTACAGCGCCTCCGGCTGGAATCTTTCCTCGTTCCTGCATTTTTACCTGAGCGCCACGCCGGAAATTCCTTCGAGGTTCGCGGAAAGCCGCTGGCCAAGGCAGTGCACCATCGGGTGTTACGAGCGGGACGGGCGCGAAATGGTCATCGGCGACACTCATTTCGATTTCGCCGAATGCGTGCAGACAAGAAGCGCAGGCCTCATCATGGATAAGCTTTCCGGGTATTCCTGCCCCACAGTATTGATGGGAGATTTCAACGCCCGTCCCTTAAGCCCGTGTTACAGGGTTTTCACCGCCTCCGGCGAAAAATGCGACCGGCCCTTAACAGACGTGTTCGACCAGTCCGACCCCGATTTCAACTCGGGCACCCACCACGGCTTCACTGGTTCGGCGGACCCGGACAAGGGCCGAATAGACTGGATTTTCCAGCGGGGTTTTTCGGGAGTGGCAGAAAAGGCCATAATCCGGGACTCCTTCGAGGGCCGTTATCCTTCCGATCATTTTCCGGTGAAGGCGGTTCTTGAAATCTGA
- a CDS encoding phosphatidylserine/phosphatidylglycerophosphate/cardiolipin synthase family protein, whose amino-acid sequence MKKYLLSISLFLVFSATGVLAQPGGGPAKDAYALCPLVVVKDEKATPASVSNDGTASIGIRCTVFSTRPNTRITAVWADFSHTLMGGITTLSPAPRATVSGSAEGSYEAVAAIPLLVDAGTYRIPILARDSAGNLGQGRAVFSVAFRRNPAMPAIGTSAFMKKIGRFANGSFVGGNRVEVLDSGPKALERRLSMVRNARRQINLECYTFDQGLADGKFMDHLLERARAGVEVNVVLNADTQVSTSPLSTLRLSTHELLGNLIRDGKAAATDPLFKGLLSSMRAGEMHVIVPSGRDIAAKKPPSGAERVPDHWLSRSAISAARAKPTASLSEQIRSRYQGPGGLPALPLLDYAVHEKILLADGKSALVGGRNLEDRYFTRWLDSDLYLEGPVVGEIAGGFAKTWNYLHPPDAPPHSPARFGAPATEEGGLSVMFVQSAPWNRNYSALKALVFSIAACRKSFLAYSQYLALSDCLLKDAIIDAARRGVNVEIITNSAETSRETSFATGYFISLNAMGDLIRAGVKIHEMRPNPNPKAPQPYMHQKEFLFDSQMAAMGSFNLSLRSSYIESENIAFVSDPAFAANREALFRSRVKSLTRPVTKSRYDALCQAHKTRMEAARLVTLLF is encoded by the coding sequence ATGAAAAAATACCTCCTTTCCATTTCCCTCTTTTTGGTTTTTTCGGCAACAGGAGTCCTGGCCCAGCCCGGCGGCGGGCCTGCAAAGGATGCCTACGCCCTGTGTCCTTTGGTTGTGGTGAAAGACGAAAAAGCCACTCCGGCCAGTGTATCCAACGACGGAACGGCTTCGATCGGCATCCGGTGCACGGTTTTTTCAACCAGGCCCAACACCAGGATCACGGCCGTATGGGCGGATTTTTCTCATACCCTGATGGGCGGGATAACGACCCTTTCACCCGCCCCACGGGCCACCGTATCAGGCTCAGCCGAGGGCTCCTACGAGGCAGTGGCCGCCATTCCGCTTCTCGTTGACGCAGGTACTTACCGGATTCCCATTCTTGCCCGTGACTCCGCAGGAAACCTTGGCCAGGGCCGGGCCGTTTTCTCGGTCGCGTTCCGCAGAAATCCGGCCATGCCCGCCATCGGCACATCGGCCTTTATGAAAAAGATAGGCCGCTTCGCAAACGGCTCCTTCGTTGGGGGAAACCGGGTGGAGGTGCTGGACAGCGGCCCCAAGGCCCTGGAGCGCCGCCTGTCGATGGTTAGAAACGCCCGCAGGCAGATAAATCTGGAATGTTACACCTTCGATCAGGGCCTTGCGGACGGGAAGTTCATGGATCACCTGCTCGAAAGGGCCAGGGCCGGAGTGGAGGTCAACGTGGTCCTTAACGCCGACACCCAGGTTTCCACGTCGCCCCTGAGCACCTTGAGGCTTTCCACCCACGAGCTTCTTGGAAACCTCATAAGGGATGGGAAGGCCGCCGCCACAGATCCTCTTTTCAAGGGGCTTCTGTCTTCCATGCGGGCTGGGGAAATGCACGTGATAGTGCCGTCAGGCAGGGACATCGCCGCCAAAAAGCCCCCTTCCGGGGCCGAACGGGTTCCCGATCACTGGCTTTCCAGGTCAGCGATTTCTGCCGCCCGCGCCAAGCCCACGGCTTCGCTTTCCGAGCAGATACGAAGCCGGTACCAGGGTCCGGGCGGGCTTCCCGCCCTTCCTCTTCTCGATTATGCCGTTCACGAAAAAATCCTTCTGGCGGACGGGAAAAGCGCGCTGGTTGGCGGAAGGAACCTGGAAGACCGCTATTTCACGCGCTGGCTGGACTCCGACCTCTACCTGGAAGGCCCGGTTGTTGGCGAGATCGCAGGCGGGTTCGCCAAAACCTGGAATTACCTCCATCCCCCGGACGCCCCGCCTCACTCACCGGCCCGATTTGGGGCCCCGGCCACGGAAGAGGGCGGGCTCTCAGTGATGTTCGTTCAAAGCGCCCCCTGGAACAGGAACTACAGCGCCTTGAAGGCCCTGGTTTTCTCCATAGCGGCCTGCCGGAAGAGTTTCCTGGCCTACAGCCAGTACCTGGCGCTTTCTGACTGCCTTCTAAAGGACGCGATAATTGACGCGGCCCGGCGCGGGGTCAACGTGGAGATAATCACCAATTCCGCAGAAACCAGCCGCGAAACCAGCTTCGCCACGGGTTACTTCATTTCCCTGAACGCCATGGGCGACCTTATAAGGGCCGGTGTCAAAATTCACGAAATGAGACCCAACCCAAACCCGAAGGCCCCCCAGCCCTACATGCACCAGAAGGAGTTTCTGTTCGACTCCCAAATGGCTGCCATGGGCTCGTTCAACCTGTCCCTGCGAAGCTCCTACATAGAATCGGAAAATATCGCCTTCGTGTCAGACCCGGCCTTTGCGGCAAACAGGGAGGCTCTTTTCCGGTCCCGCGTGAAAAGCCTCACGAGACCTGTAACCAAATCGCGTTACGACGCCCTTTGCCAGGCCCACAAGACCAGGATGGAGGCGGCCCGGCTGGTCACTCTTCTGTTTTAG